Proteins from one Chitinophaga oryzae genomic window:
- a CDS encoding DUF4843 domain-containing protein — protein sequence MIKLLRYIAGAAAGLQLLASCRKAEIPFYETDNDVYFSVVRDFVTYDTTIVTFAYTPLTRDTTLLLKVATLGKPVNRKRHVRYRVVDTSASAAAQHTHFDLPASLVVPPDSVSCYLPVVMHKTPDMSTRTFTITLQLEPNDDFHTRLQVLVKDKANNRFTSLVRHVIVVDNKLNKPDRGWYDDFYGPFSTKKMLLMSSLLELSVQELYGKIAKADPGATNFYANYLKTYLKDMEAAGTPVLEDDGTPMKMGKYMQ from the coding sequence ATGATCAAGCTTCTTCGATACATCGCCGGTGCAGCAGCAGGGCTGCAGTTGCTGGCATCCTGCCGCAAAGCGGAGATACCTTTCTACGAAACAGATAACGATGTCTATTTCTCTGTGGTACGGGACTTTGTTACTTATGATACAACGATCGTCACATTTGCCTACACGCCGTTGACCCGGGATACCACCCTGTTGCTGAAAGTGGCTACGCTGGGCAAGCCGGTGAACAGGAAAAGGCATGTGCGCTATCGTGTTGTTGACACCAGCGCCAGCGCCGCCGCGCAGCATACTCATTTCGACCTGCCGGCCAGTCTGGTGGTGCCTCCGGACAGCGTTAGCTGCTATCTTCCGGTGGTGATGCACAAAACACCGGACATGTCTACACGAACTTTCACCATCACCCTGCAACTGGAGCCCAACGATGACTTTCACACGCGCCTGCAGGTATTGGTAAAGGACAAAGCCAATAACCGGTTCACGTCGCTGGTAAGACATGTAATTGTTGTGGATAATAAGCTGAATAAACCTGACAGGGGTTGGTATGACGATTTTTACGGTCCATTCAGCACCAAAAAGATGCTGCTGATGAGCAGCTTGCTGGAATTGTCCGTGCAGGAGCTGTATGGTAAAATCGCGAAGGCTGATCCCGGCGCCACCAATTTCTATGCTAATTACCTGAAAACATACCTGAAAGACATGGAAGCTGCCGGCACTCCTGTATTGGAAGACGATGGCACGCCGATGAAAATGGGTAAATACATGCAGTAA
- the secA gene encoding preprotein translocase subunit SecA — protein sequence MLGFLTKLFGGNKSDRDIKSVTPIVQQINDEYGKLQSLPIDDLRHKTREFRERIAAHLADIDKEIAEKKEAAEAVEDITEKDTIYQEIDTLKKDRDKQLEVVLKAILPEAFAVVKETARRFSTNPTLTVAATDMDRQLAVQRDYVTIEGDKATWKNSWKAAGNEVTWNMVHYDVQLIGGTVLHQGKIAEMATGEGKTLVSTLPAYLNALAGEGVHIVTVNDYLARRDSEWNGPLFEFLGITVDCIDKHQPNTAERRNAYLADITYGTNNEFGFDYLRDNMVHSPDEMVQRKHHFAMVDEVDSVLIDDARTPLIISGPIPRGEEQEFHALKPRIQYLVDMQKKAVNQYLLEAKKLIAEGKDDPKTGGLALMRAWRGLPKNSALIKYLSEPGVKVLLQKAENYYLADQQREMPKVDEGLFFAIEEKHNSVDLTEKGIGLITQGGEDPNFFVMPDVGSELAEIEKMAVTPEEKLQRKDAMLADYAQKSDRIHSVQQLLKAYTLFDKDVEYVVMDGKVKIVDEQTGRILDGRRYSDGLHQAIEAKENVKVEAATQTFATITLQNYFRMYHKLAGMTGTASTEAGEFWEIYKLDVVTIPTNLPISRGDAEDLVYKTKRDKYKAVIDEIKQMQSKGRPVLVGTTSVEVSELLSKMLTFEKVPHNVLNAKQHAREAQIVAEAGLAGAVTIATNMAGRGTDIKLGPGVKEAGGLAIIGTERHESRRVDRQLRGRAGRQGDPGSSQFFVSLEDDLMRMFGSDRIAGLMDRMGYKEGEVIQHSMITRSIERAQKKVEENNFGIRKRLLEYDDVMNKQRTVIYAKRNHALFGERLAIDIDNAFFDVSENMVITHKESGDYEAFKMDAIINFGIDASITQEELTRTDVPTLASKLYHQALENYHRKVQDITSNTLPVIERIYHEQGHHIENISIPFTDGKKGINVLANLKKVVDTKGHETMNALERSITLALIDEAWKEHLRAMDELKQSVQGAVYEQKDPLLIYKLEAFKLFKQMDGETSRDIVSFLCKCGIPVSQDQGPQDEQIREGHEEKTDMSRMRASHEDIVEQHNGHQTAPEYEMPEEKQEPVRVGPKVGRNDLCPCGSGKKFKNCHGKDL from the coding sequence ATGTTAGGTTTTTTAACAAAACTTTTTGGAGGGAATAAATCAGACAGAGACATTAAATCTGTCACTCCAATAGTGCAGCAGATCAACGATGAGTACGGAAAGCTGCAATCCCTGCCTATCGACGACCTGCGTCATAAAACCCGGGAGTTCCGCGAACGTATCGCTGCCCACCTGGCGGACATCGATAAAGAAATTGCTGAGAAAAAAGAAGCGGCAGAAGCCGTAGAAGATATAACCGAAAAAGATACTATCTATCAGGAAATCGACACCCTGAAAAAAGACCGCGACAAACAACTGGAAGTGGTGCTAAAAGCCATCCTGCCGGAAGCCTTTGCCGTAGTGAAAGAAACCGCCCGTCGTTTTTCCACCAATCCCACCCTTACTGTCGCCGCTACCGATATGGACCGCCAGCTGGCCGTTCAGAGAGATTATGTGACCATCGAAGGGGACAAGGCCACCTGGAAAAACAGCTGGAAAGCCGCCGGCAACGAAGTGACCTGGAACATGGTGCATTACGACGTACAGCTGATCGGCGGTACCGTACTGCATCAGGGTAAAATCGCCGAAATGGCTACCGGTGAAGGTAAAACACTGGTATCTACCCTCCCGGCCTATCTCAACGCCCTGGCCGGCGAAGGGGTGCACATCGTGACCGTGAACGACTACCTGGCACGCCGTGACTCCGAGTGGAACGGACCGCTGTTCGAATTCCTCGGCATCACAGTGGACTGTATCGATAAACACCAGCCTAACACCGCAGAACGCCGCAATGCCTACCTGGCAGACATCACCTACGGCACCAACAACGAATTCGGCTTCGACTACCTCCGTGATAACATGGTGCACAGCCCGGATGAAATGGTGCAGCGTAAACATCACTTCGCGATGGTGGATGAGGTGGACAGCGTATTGATCGACGATGCGCGTACCCCGCTCATCATCTCCGGTCCTATCCCCCGTGGAGAAGAACAGGAGTTCCATGCGCTGAAGCCACGTATCCAGTACCTGGTGGATATGCAGAAAAAAGCGGTGAACCAATACCTCCTGGAAGCCAAAAAGCTGATCGCTGAAGGTAAAGACGACCCCAAAACCGGTGGTCTGGCCCTGATGCGCGCCTGGAGAGGTTTGCCGAAAAACAGTGCGCTGATCAAATACCTCAGCGAACCCGGTGTCAAAGTATTATTACAGAAAGCTGAAAACTACTACCTGGCAGACCAGCAACGGGAGATGCCAAAAGTAGACGAAGGCCTGTTCTTCGCGATAGAAGAAAAACATAACAGCGTAGACCTGACGGAAAAAGGCATCGGCCTGATCACACAGGGCGGTGAAGATCCTAACTTCTTCGTAATGCCGGACGTAGGTTCCGAACTGGCGGAGATTGAAAAAATGGCAGTTACGCCGGAAGAAAAACTGCAGCGCAAAGACGCTATGCTGGCAGACTACGCCCAGAAGTCAGACCGTATCCACTCCGTTCAGCAGCTGCTGAAAGCGTATACCCTGTTTGACAAAGACGTGGAATACGTGGTAATGGACGGCAAAGTAAAGATCGTAGACGAACAAACCGGCCGTATTCTCGATGGCCGCCGTTATTCCGACGGTCTGCACCAGGCGATCGAAGCGAAAGAAAATGTGAAAGTGGAAGCCGCCACCCAGACCTTCGCTACCATCACCCTGCAGAACTACTTCCGTATGTATCACAAGCTGGCCGGTATGACGGGTACGGCTTCTACAGAAGCAGGTGAGTTCTGGGAAATCTACAAACTGGATGTGGTAACCATCCCCACCAACCTGCCTATCTCCCGCGGAGACGCAGAAGACCTGGTATACAAAACCAAAAGAGACAAGTATAAAGCCGTTATCGACGAAATCAAGCAGATGCAGTCAAAAGGCCGCCCGGTACTGGTAGGTACTACCTCCGTGGAAGTGTCCGAATTGCTGAGCAAAATGCTGACTTTCGAAAAAGTGCCGCACAACGTACTGAACGCCAAACAGCACGCCCGTGAAGCCCAGATCGTGGCTGAAGCAGGTCTGGCCGGCGCAGTGACCATCGCCACCAACATGGCCGGCCGCGGTACCGACATCAAACTGGGCCCCGGCGTAAAAGAAGCGGGCGGCCTGGCCATCATCGGTACGGAAAGACACGAAAGCCGCCGTGTGGACAGACAGCTGCGTGGTCGTGCCGGTCGTCAGGGCGACCCGGGATCTTCCCAGTTCTTCGTATCCCTCGAAGATGACCTGATGCGTATGTTCGGCTCCGACCGTATCGCAGGCCTGATGGACCGCATGGGTTATAAAGAAGGAGAAGTGATCCAGCACAGCATGATCACCCGCTCCATCGAAAGAGCCCAGAAAAAAGTAGAAGAAAATAACTTCGGCATCCGTAAACGACTGCTCGAATACGATGACGTAATGAATAAACAGCGTACCGTTATCTATGCCAAACGTAACCACGCCCTGTTCGGCGAACGCCTGGCCATCGATATCGACAACGCATTCTTCGACGTGTCCGAAAACATGGTGATCACCCACAAAGAAAGCGGCGACTACGAAGCTTTCAAAATGGACGCTATCATCAACTTCGGCATCGACGCCAGCATCACACAGGAAGAACTGACCCGTACAGACGTGCCTACCCTGGCCTCCAAACTGTACCATCAGGCGCTGGAAAACTACCACCGCAAAGTGCAGGACATCACCTCCAACACCCTGCCGGTGATCGAACGTATCTACCACGAACAGGGACACCACATCGAGAATATCTCCATTCCGTTTACCGACGGCAAAAAAGGGATCAACGTACTGGCCAACCTGAAAAAAGTAGTAGACACCAAAGGCCACGAAACCATGAACGCACTGGAACGCAGCATCACCCTGGCCCTCATCGACGAGGCCTGGAAAGAACACCTGCGTGCCATGGATGAACTGAAACAATCTGTTCAGGGAGCCGTGTACGAACAAAAAGATCCGCTGCTGATCTATAAACTGGAAGCCTTCAAGCTGTTTAAACAGATGGACGGCGAAACCAGCCGCGATATCGTGTCCTTCCTCTGCAAATGCGGTATCCCCGTAAGCCAGGACCAAGGCCCGCAGGATGAACAAATCCGCGAAGGCCATGAAGAGAAAACTGACATGAGCCGCATGCGCGCTTCCCATGAAGATATCGTGGAACAACACAACGGACATCAGACAGCACCGGAATATGAAATGCCGGAAGAAAAACAGGAGCCGGTAAGAGTAGGTCCCAAAGTAGGCCGCAACGACCTGTGCCCCTGCGGTAGTGGCAAGAAATTTAAAAACTGCCACGGTAAAGACCTGTAG
- a CDS encoding four helix bundle protein, with protein MKEKGAEQVLMRQLLKSGTSIVANVEEAVGASSGRDFIYKLDISYRETRETIFWLKLLRDTQIPEQKMAASMLKDSEELARIIGSIQKSIKNPNNKTTPNS; from the coding sequence ATGAAAGAGAAGGGTGCCGAACAGGTTTTAATGCGACAGCTATTAAAAAGCGGTACTTCTATAGTAGCGAATGTTGAAGAAGCGGTAGGAGCATCGTCCGGAAGAGACTTTATCTATAAGCTGGACATATCGTATAGGGAAACCAGGGAGACGATTTTTTGGTTAAAACTTCTGAGAGACACTCAAATTCCGGAACAAAAAATGGCCGCGTCAATGCTCAAAGACAGCGAAGAACTGGCCCGCATTATTGGCTCTATCCAAAAATCCATTAAAAACCCCAACAATAAAACCACCCCAAATTCGTAA
- a CDS encoding PKD-like family lipoprotein produces the protein MKTNYIQLLLGGYLLSLCFTACYKDRGNYDYHEINEVSGIKGINDKYALLYGDTLRIVPEILSTEAGTDTGRYTYQWEALIEGTARLADDAPIVVLGRGRDLVCPVKLRPAPYDVYLRVKDKQTGVEWFKKCKLTVQSAVYQGWVVLCDVGGGTRIDMVTRLGDDDKLITDVLAFTNAGMPVRRQPKQLLFAYRPAAHQFYLRSAEGLERIDGEALTWKSTYNIRYEMMSPAGADFAPDYFYNNASLPGVDYVIAGNQVFHRSMMMGASAFGAPVNYVDEEKTPFRPAPFVACGMGGALLYDQDRQRFVAHDPMFGTRCSSLRDGSLFSYNTGRDMVYMTYTGYNWGDVYAILKDKAGKFYTYCMNVGGSGIKQVHYTEMTGAPELDKATAFSVSNQLGYVFYAAGSRVYEYDVFTNKAWLMADLGREQVSVLKCLLFNPYGKEFYVNLSNSLVVGSYDPSRPDTENGAIRVYSVPARNEQLQLTWSHAGLGKIVDLAYRER, from the coding sequence ATGAAAACGAACTATATTCAGTTGTTATTGGGCGGATACCTTCTTAGCCTGTGTTTTACCGCCTGCTATAAAGACAGGGGCAACTATGACTACCATGAAATCAACGAGGTGTCCGGCATTAAAGGCATAAACGATAAATATGCTTTATTGTACGGAGATACATTGCGTATTGTGCCGGAGATACTATCTACAGAAGCCGGTACAGATACCGGCCGCTATACTTATCAGTGGGAAGCGTTGATAGAAGGGACGGCCCGGCTGGCCGACGACGCTCCTATTGTTGTCCTTGGCAGGGGCAGGGACCTGGTCTGCCCCGTGAAGCTGAGGCCTGCGCCTTATGATGTCTATCTCCGGGTAAAGGATAAACAGACCGGGGTGGAGTGGTTTAAAAAGTGTAAACTGACCGTGCAGTCAGCTGTTTACCAGGGATGGGTGGTGTTGTGTGATGTCGGGGGAGGCACCCGTATAGACATGGTGACCCGTCTGGGAGACGACGACAAGCTGATAACAGACGTATTGGCCTTTACCAATGCCGGTATGCCGGTGCGCCGCCAGCCGAAGCAGTTGTTGTTTGCTTACCGTCCTGCTGCCCACCAGTTTTACCTGCGTAGTGCGGAAGGACTGGAGCGCATTGATGGGGAGGCGCTGACCTGGAAGAGCACCTATAATATCCGGTATGAAATGATGTCGCCGGCCGGAGCTGATTTCGCCCCGGATTATTTTTATAACAACGCTTCGCTTCCCGGCGTGGATTATGTTATTGCGGGCAACCAGGTTTTTCACCGCAGCATGATGATGGGCGCCTCTGCTTTCGGCGCTCCGGTTAACTATGTCGACGAAGAGAAAACGCCTTTCAGACCGGCGCCTTTTGTGGCTTGCGGAATGGGCGGAGCGTTGCTGTATGACCAGGACCGCCAGCGTTTTGTGGCCCACGACCCGATGTTTGGGACCCGTTGCAGCAGCCTGAGAGACGGCAGCCTCTTTTCTTATAACACCGGCAGGGATATGGTGTATATGACCTATACCGGTTACAATTGGGGAGATGTTTATGCTATTCTGAAAGATAAAGCCGGTAAGTTCTACACGTATTGCATGAATGTTGGGGGTAGCGGCATCAAGCAGGTACATTATACAGAAATGACTGGTGCGCCGGAACTGGACAAGGCGACGGCTTTCTCCGTCAGCAACCAGTTGGGATATGTATTTTATGCCGCCGGCAGCCGGGTGTACGAATATGATGTTTTTACCAATAAAGCCTGGCTCATGGCCGATTTAGGCAGAGAACAGGTGAGCGTGCTGAAATGTCTGCTTTTCAATCCATACGGGAAAGAGTTTTATGTTAACCTGTCCAATTCCCTGGTAGTGGGCAGCTATGACCCGTCCCGGCCGGACACCGAAAACGGCGCTATCCGCGTTTACAGTGTTCCTGCCCGAAATGAACAATTGCAGCTTACCTGGAGCCATGCCGGCCTGGGTAAAATCGTGGACCTTGCCTACCGCGAGAGATAA
- a CDS encoding RagB/SusD family nutrient uptake outer membrane protein, translating to MKKRILFSVIILVIVTGASCKKWLDVKPRDKVIENTLLESETGFLTALNGVYLDMTDERAYGAQMTMQMTEVLAQRYNVGGGHKLYALASYQYTDPLVQSMFGYTWGRMYRSVANINKILSVIDQKKEVFTGKHHSWVKGEALALRALIHFDLFRLFGPVYRQDSTAISLPYYSAFTTNYETYLKGNVFLEKVLSDLDAAEALLADDPVLTGATLHAGESSEGVAWSYRNLRINYFAVRALKARVCLYRGDKASALNYAKQVLSAAGSIFPFVKLNDIQGDPRNPNRVFSSELLFALQDSRRNDKYRAYFDPSLKDGDILAAAQNRLTSEFESNTNDYRYGNVWLIPGSNQKNYRCFFKYADVEDTDFRFRNLIPMIRMSEMCFIAAECTPQPAEAVAYLNMVRSHRGISDLAASATIATELLKDYKREFYGEGQMFFYYKRNATASIPGGTGSSSVAMGKEKYVLPVPLDESRFRN from the coding sequence ATGAAAAAGCGTATACTCTTCAGTGTAATTATACTGGTGATCGTTACAGGCGCCTCCTGTAAAAAATGGCTGGATGTGAAGCCCCGCGACAAGGTCATTGAAAATACGTTGCTGGAAAGTGAGACCGGTTTTCTGACAGCGCTCAACGGCGTGTATCTGGACATGACGGATGAAAGGGCCTATGGCGCGCAGATGACCATGCAGATGACGGAAGTATTGGCACAGCGGTATAATGTTGGCGGTGGCCATAAGCTATATGCCCTGGCGTCTTACCAATACACAGATCCGCTGGTGCAGTCCATGTTCGGTTACACCTGGGGCCGTATGTACAGGTCGGTGGCCAATATCAACAAAATCCTGTCGGTCATCGATCAAAAGAAAGAAGTATTCACGGGCAAACACCATTCGTGGGTAAAGGGAGAGGCGCTGGCGCTGCGCGCCCTGATCCATTTTGACCTGTTTCGTTTATTCGGTCCCGTATACCGGCAGGACTCCACAGCTATCAGTCTGCCTTATTACAGCGCTTTTACCACCAACTATGAAACTTATCTTAAGGGAAATGTATTCCTGGAGAAAGTACTCTCCGACCTGGATGCGGCTGAAGCCCTGCTGGCGGACGACCCGGTGCTCACCGGCGCCACCCTCCATGCCGGCGAAAGCAGTGAAGGCGTTGCCTGGAGTTATCGTAACCTGAGAATAAACTACTTCGCTGTAAGAGCGCTGAAGGCACGGGTGTGCCTGTACCGCGGGGATAAAGCCAGTGCCCTGAATTATGCGAAGCAGGTGCTCTCAGCAGCCGGCAGTATATTTCCTTTCGTGAAACTGAATGATATACAGGGAGATCCCCGTAACCCCAACCGCGTGTTTTCCAGCGAGCTGCTGTTTGCATTGCAGGACAGCCGGAGAAATGATAAATACAGAGCTTACTTTGACCCGTCGCTAAAGGATGGAGACATCCTCGCAGCGGCGCAGAACCGCCTGACTTCCGAATTTGAGAGCAATACGAATGATTACCGTTATGGAAATGTTTGGCTGATACCGGGATCTAATCAGAAGAACTACCGTTGTTTTTTCAAATATGCCGATGTGGAGGATACCGATTTCCGTTTCCGTAACCTGATACCTATGATACGGATGTCTGAAATGTGTTTCATTGCTGCGGAGTGTACGCCGCAGCCGGCAGAGGCGGTGGCTTATCTGAATATGGTGCGCAGCCACCGTGGTATCAGCGACCTGGCTGCCAGCGCCACTATAGCCACGGAACTGCTCAAGGACTATAAACGGGAGTTCTACGGTGAAGGGCAGATGTTTTTTTATTACAAGCGGAATGCTACCGCCAGCATTCCCGGAGGTACCGGCAGCAGCTCCGTTGCCATGGGAAAAGAAAAGTACGTGCTGCCTGTTCCGTTGGACGAATCCCGATTCAGAAACTAA
- a CDS encoding SusC/RagA family TonB-linked outer membrane protein — MSKNYLRCIARCGIRMYRPLAMAAILLSAMPAGAQDTSPLNRKVTVKANNQPIAVVLSEIEKQTHLNFVYDGSQINRARAVTIRVSGAVLKNVLHDIFHDDVQYTVVGNQVIVKSAPDRATAAAVMARQEQDRSVRIRGSVSLRDSKGNLQQIPGVTVRVKGKSQGTHTDAAGKFDIAANAGDVLVVSFVGYKTVEMPVKGASNIVLDEDASKIKEVVVTGIYERTKESFTGSASTYTAKDLKQIGNQNIVQSLRSLDPAFTVFENNLMGSNPNVMPNLEIRGKTSVLGLKEQFGTDPNQPLFILDGFETTLRTIIDLDINRVESVTILKDAASTAIYGSKAANGVIVIETKKPKPGELRVYYTTDNSVTVPDLHDYNLMNAEEKLEFERISGRFRLNAGFETNQSRQKELEKAYSERLAEVRRGVNTYWLSEPLRTGFTTGHSLYAEGGDNQMRYSVGLNYKKINGVMKGSGRDIGGANIKLVYRRKKLSFNNNLSLNFFTAKESPYGSFQDFAQASPYYRKRDVNGNLQPYLEQRSNTASMGTDTTTNPLWNASLGNRNVTRNFSVVNNFMAEWELNRDFRVRGRLGITKEDGKQEVFLDARHTQFAGKVPTERGSFTGSQTSVFNYDGEITGIYGKLISNRHQVNAVGGWKFQQFRNTGDGYTVIGLPPGVSSPAFAAGYPDGGKSTSSEATTRSTSAYVNAGYMLDERYMADVNFRLDGSSVFGSNHFFTTSWSVGLSWNLHKEPMLEGVSWINFLKLRGSVGTPGNQNFSTYQSFTTYRYNTAVVNDFGIGAIIDAFGNPDLLWQKTLDKNIGADVVLLNSRLRLNIDVYNRITDPLVAQISLPSSVGTTTYMTNLGKQVGNGYNFMFSVSPWYRPQERINWSINFSAKHENAHYDNMGNSLDVLNKLNRSKNLERYYDGGSPTAIWAVRSAGIDPGTGKEVLIKKDGALTFNYDADDEVVVGDSRPKLEGIAGTNFSYKGFTVGVYLRYRMGADVFNEALYDKVENINSTDILLNQDRRALYDRWKKPGDIARFRAISMTTNDNAIAANIPPMTSRFVQRENVIAGESINAGYEFTGGMVRRWRMSYLRLTAYMNDIFRLSAIKRERGIDYPFANTVSFSVSAGF; from the coding sequence ATGAGTAAAAATTACCTACGGTGCATCGCCCGTTGCGGGATTCGTATGTACCGCCCCCTGGCAATGGCTGCCATCCTCCTGTCGGCCATGCCGGCAGGAGCGCAGGACACTTCCCCGCTGAACCGGAAAGTAACTGTGAAAGCCAATAACCAACCTATCGCTGTTGTACTGTCAGAAATCGAAAAACAAACCCATCTGAACTTTGTGTACGACGGCAGCCAGATCAACAGGGCCCGGGCTGTTACCATCCGGGTCAGCGGCGCCGTGCTGAAAAATGTATTGCACGACATCTTTCATGATGACGTACAATACACCGTTGTGGGTAACCAGGTGATCGTGAAAAGCGCGCCTGACCGTGCAACAGCCGCAGCGGTGATGGCCCGCCAGGAACAGGACAGGAGCGTCCGCATCCGGGGCTCCGTGTCCCTGCGCGACAGCAAAGGTAACCTGCAACAGATACCAGGTGTTACCGTCCGGGTAAAAGGGAAATCGCAGGGCACCCATACTGATGCCGCCGGGAAATTTGACATCGCTGCCAACGCCGGCGATGTGCTGGTAGTCAGCTTCGTTGGTTATAAAACCGTGGAAATGCCTGTAAAAGGCGCTTCCAATATTGTTCTCGATGAAGACGCGTCAAAAATCAAGGAAGTAGTGGTAACGGGCATCTATGAACGAACCAAAGAGAGTTTTACCGGTTCTGCTTCTACCTATACCGCCAAAGACCTGAAACAGATAGGTAACCAGAACATCGTCCAGAGCCTTCGTTCGCTCGATCCCGCCTTTACTGTATTCGAAAATAACCTGATGGGCTCCAATCCCAACGTGATGCCCAACCTGGAGATACGCGGCAAAACCAGCGTGCTGGGGCTGAAAGAGCAGTTTGGCACGGATCCTAACCAACCACTGTTTATCCTTGACGGTTTTGAAACCACTCTGCGTACCATCATAGACCTGGACATTAACCGCGTGGAGAGTGTCACCATCCTGAAAGACGCGGCGTCTACCGCCATCTATGGCTCCAAAGCGGCCAACGGCGTGATTGTGATAGAAACGAAGAAACCGAAACCCGGTGAGCTGCGGGTGTATTACACAACAGATAACAGCGTTACTGTCCCCGATCTGCATGATTACAACCTGATGAACGCCGAAGAAAAACTGGAGTTCGAACGGATCTCCGGAAGATTCCGGCTTAATGCAGGCTTTGAAACCAACCAGTCGAGACAGAAAGAGCTGGAAAAAGCATATAGCGAACGGCTGGCGGAAGTACGGCGGGGTGTAAATACCTACTGGCTCAGCGAGCCGTTGCGTACGGGTTTCACCACCGGACATTCGCTCTATGCAGAAGGCGGCGATAACCAGATGCGTTACAGTGTAGGGTTAAACTATAAAAAAATCAACGGCGTTATGAAAGGCTCCGGCAGAGACATCGGCGGCGCTAACATCAAGCTGGTGTACCGCAGGAAAAAACTGAGTTTTAATAACAACCTTTCACTTAACTTCTTCACCGCGAAAGAGTCACCGTATGGCTCCTTCCAGGATTTTGCACAGGCCAGCCCCTATTATCGCAAACGGGACGTAAACGGCAACCTGCAACCCTATCTCGAACAGCGCTCCAACACCGCTTCGATGGGCACTGATACCACCACCAATCCGCTGTGGAACGCTTCCCTCGGCAACAGGAACGTGACCCGCAATTTCTCGGTGGTCAATAATTTTATGGCAGAATGGGAACTTAACCGTGACTTTCGGGTGAGAGGCCGGCTGGGGATCACCAAAGAAGATGGCAAACAGGAAGTGTTCCTGGACGCCCGCCATACACAGTTCGCAGGAAAGGTGCCTACAGAGCGGGGAAGTTTTACCGGCTCTCAAACGTCCGTGTTCAACTACGACGGCGAGATCACCGGTATCTATGGTAAATTGATCAGCAACCGTCACCAGGTTAACGCGGTAGGCGGATGGAAATTCCAGCAATTCAGAAATACCGGTGACGGCTATACGGTAATAGGATTGCCTCCGGGCGTATCCTCTCCGGCTTTTGCTGCGGGCTATCCTGACGGCGGCAAATCCACTTCTTCCGAAGCGACCACCCGTAGCACCAGCGCCTACGTTAACGCCGGATATATGCTGGATGAGCGTTATATGGCTGATGTGAACTTCCGGCTGGACGGGTCCTCCGTGTTTGGTTCCAATCATTTCTTTACCACTTCCTGGTCTGTCGGGTTGTCGTGGAACCTGCATAAGGAGCCCATGCTGGAAGGGGTGAGCTGGATCAATTTCCTGAAGTTACGCGGTTCCGTTGGTACGCCCGGCAACCAGAACTTTTCTACCTACCAGTCGTTTACTACTTACCGTTATAATACCGCTGTTGTTAATGATTTTGGTATTGGAGCGATCATCGATGCCTTTGGCAACCCCGATCTTTTATGGCAGAAAACACTCGACAAAAACATCGGCGCCGATGTGGTGTTGCTGAACAGCCGCCTGCGGTTGAACATCGATGTGTATAACCGCATTACCGACCCGCTGGTAGCACAAATCAGCCTGCCTTCTTCTGTGGGCACCACTACCTACATGACCAATCTCGGCAAACAGGTGGGCAACGGTTACAACTTCATGTTCAGCGTATCGCCCTGGTACCGGCCGCAGGAGCGGATCAACTGGAGCATTAATTTCTCCGCCAAACATGAAAATGCACATTACGATAATATGGGCAACAGCCTCGATGTGCTCAATAAACTGAACCGGTCCAAAAACCTGGAGCGTTATTATGATGGCGGTAGCCCTACAGCCATCTGGGCCGTACGTTCCGCCGGCATCGATCCCGGTACCGGAAAAGAGGTGCTGATTAAAAAGGATGGCGCTCTTACGTTCAATTATGATGCTGATGATGAAGTGGTGGTAGGCGACAGTCGTCCGAAACTGGAAGGTATAGCAGGCACCAACTTCAGCTATAAAGGTTTTACCGTGGGCGTTTACCTCCGTTACCGCATGGGTGCTGACGTGTTTAATGAGGCGCTGTACGATAAGGTGGAGAACATCAATTCTACGGATATCCTGCTGAACCAGGACCGCCGCGCCCTGTATGACCGCTGGAAGAAGCCCGGTGATATTGCCAGGTTCAGGGCCATTTCCATGACCACCAATGACAATGCGATAGCCGCCAATATACCGCCGATGACTTCCCGTTTTGTACAGCGTGAAAATGTGATTGCCGGAGAGTCCATCAATGCAGGATATGAATTTACCGGCGGCATGGTAAGGCGCTGGCGCATGTCTTATCTGCGGTTGACCGCCTATATGAACGACATCTTCCGCTTGTCAGCCATCAAGCGTGAGCGTGGTATCGATTATCCATTTGCCAACACGGTTTCTTTCTCTGTAAGTGCCGGGTTTTAA